In the Longimicrobium terrae genome, one interval contains:
- a CDS encoding DUF72 domain-containing protein has translation MASRQGTGHTYVGISGWTYAGWRGVFYPQGLARRRELAWAASRMNTIEINGSFYSLQRPSSYRAWYEAVPDDFRFAVKGSRFITHLKKLKDVDDALANFLASGVLCLSHKLGPVLWQFPERMKFDEARFADFLARLPRTHAEASAIARGHDARLDGRAWTEPEHDGPIRHAFEVRHPGFLSPAFVDLLRAHNAAFVFADTAGKWPYAEDVTGDFVYVRLHGAEELYASGYRDDQLDWWAARIREWRRGRHPGDAACVAPRAPDDPAGRDVFVYFDNDAKVHAPFDALRLAERLR, from the coding sequence ATGGCGAGCAGACAGGGCACGGGGCACACGTACGTGGGGATTTCGGGATGGACGTACGCCGGGTGGCGCGGCGTGTTCTATCCCCAGGGGCTGGCCCGCAGGCGCGAGCTGGCCTGGGCCGCTTCGCGGATGAACACCATCGAAATCAACGGCTCCTTCTACTCGCTGCAGCGCCCTTCCAGCTACCGCGCCTGGTACGAGGCGGTGCCGGACGACTTCCGCTTCGCCGTAAAGGGAAGCCGGTTCATCACCCATCTCAAGAAGCTCAAGGACGTGGATGACGCGCTCGCCAACTTCCTGGCCAGCGGCGTCCTGTGCCTGTCGCACAAGCTGGGGCCCGTGCTGTGGCAGTTTCCGGAGCGGATGAAGTTTGATGAAGCCCGCTTCGCGGATTTCCTCGCCCGGCTGCCGCGCACGCACGCCGAGGCGTCCGCCATCGCCCGCGGGCACGACGCGCGGCTGGACGGGCGTGCGTGGACGGAGCCGGAGCACGACGGCCCGATCCGCCACGCGTTCGAGGTGCGCCACCCCGGCTTTCTGTCGCCCGCGTTCGTGGACCTGCTGCGGGCGCACAACGCGGCCTTCGTCTTTGCGGACACGGCGGGAAAGTGGCCGTACGCCGAGGACGTGACGGGCGACTTCGTCTACGTGCGGCTGCACGGCGCGGAGGAACTGTACGCCAGCGGCTACCGCGACGACCAGCTGGACTGGTGGGCGGCGCGCATCCGCGAGTGGCGGCGCGGCCGCCATCCCGGCGACGCGGCGTGCGTGGCCCCGCGCGCTCCGGACGACCCCGCCGGCCGCGACGTGTTCGTGTACTTTGACAACGACGCCAAGGTGCACGCCCCCTTTGACGCCCTGCGTCTCGCCGAGCGCCTCCGCTGA
- a CDS encoding DUF4142 domain-containing protein: MMRSVRASLLALTCAALAAGCAKEPNPDIETPPSDAGRAVPLTADTAPMGAPSAAPAAGPVTDANMAAIASASNQDEIQTSNIALQKATRPEVKQFAQRMVDEHTRVEQQMQQALQAKGLQPQDNAQSQQMKQAMQTALTQLQAATAEQFDAAYLAHQVQAHQTTLQALRTTLIPNARDPQLKQMLQAVEPAVAQHLQMAQQLQAGAAPAAATAPAAGAAPAAAAPAAAH; the protein is encoded by the coding sequence ATGATGCGTTCCGTCCGTGCAAGCCTGCTCGCCCTCACCTGCGCCGCGCTGGCGGCCGGGTGCGCCAAGGAGCCCAATCCCGACATCGAGACTCCGCCCAGCGACGCCGGGCGCGCGGTTCCGCTCACGGCCGACACGGCTCCCATGGGCGCGCCTTCCGCGGCCCCGGCGGCCGGCCCGGTGACGGACGCGAACATGGCCGCCATCGCGTCCGCCTCCAACCAGGACGAGATCCAGACCAGCAACATCGCCCTGCAGAAGGCCACGCGCCCCGAGGTCAAGCAGTTCGCGCAGCGCATGGTGGACGAGCACACCCGTGTGGAGCAGCAGATGCAGCAGGCGCTGCAGGCCAAGGGGCTGCAGCCGCAGGACAACGCGCAGAGCCAGCAGATGAAGCAGGCGATGCAGACCGCCCTCACGCAGCTTCAGGCCGCCACCGCGGAGCAGTTCGACGCGGCGTACCTGGCGCACCAGGTGCAGGCGCACCAGACCACGCTGCAGGCGCTGCGCACCACGCTCATCCCCAACGCGCGCGATCCGCAGCTCAAGCAGATGCTGCAGGCCGTGGAACCGGCCGTCGCCCAGCACCTGCAGATGGCCCAGCAGCTTCAGGCCGGCGCCGCCCCGGCCGCCGCGACCGCCCCCGCCGCCGGGGCTGCTCCCGCCGCCGCGGCCCCGGCCGCCGCGCACTGA